From a single Callithrix jacchus isolate 240 chromosome 5, calJac240_pri, whole genome shotgun sequence genomic region:
- the AKAP11 gene encoding A-kinase anchor protein 11 isoform X1, which yields MATFRNNHMKAKASVRKSFSEDVFQSVKSLLQSKKELCSITAEDCLQQDEHANLTEVTFLGFNEETDTAHIQDLAAVSLELPDLLNSLHFCSLNENEIICMRNINKSSDISSDPLNQSHHSGMLCVMRVSHTLPRLRIDFIFSLLSKYATGIRYTLDTFLHQKHQLETTDEDDDDTNQSVSSIEDDFVTAFEHLEEEETSKPYNNGMNITVLRSQCDAASQTVTGHPLETQDLKILISSGQQKSLAKPSTSSMNVLGQKELPSVKTSVTTSVSEPWTQRSFYRSSNASDKDNDLQKTFVSSPAYSSESECSSPSPVIFLDEEGYQKSLKAKLELPKIPVMKDDIEDSDSEVSEFFDSFDQFDELEQTLETCLFNKDPVIGKSSQKKGGHKHGKSCMNPQKFKFDRPALPANVRKPTPRKPESPYGNLCDAPDSPRPVKASGEDSGLFSPIRSSAFSPLGGCTPAECFCQTDIGGDRIHENHDSVYYTYEDYANSISCEVLDSVLRTQHTNVLSNIDSIKHGENKTVTFKHGNLDQKNRFKNKSLMIKDSIQKFAADLLEKSLGSAFKDLQKGVSSCTNALCHLAIKLTSSVFQMAFNELRRQHAFSLKERAISSLANFLVSEALSNALKDLQYVKKQIFTNTVARFAADLAEELVFEGIMEVCQFSYPPTPASPQCGSFDFEDKVVKSYAKDLSESVIQEAFVELSQVDVTFTTRAAVSVSTANIKDVSAESVVLSTQAVTFSPSFHNQAIMVTKPVQEYKKEYTVQQALFCTSGIVTSIPVPLAGSALLPYNISSTACQAKALPSSDDINSNGDSAQVHIATKNREEKAACLRNICLPSEQNPGNQNDFKPTNDDIEMQSSSKLPSDPAVISNFSAAMVHTTVNETLESVTSLEATKMVDEHTDYLTKSVKGKTPPFSHCHQAVLQCSEASSNKNMFADQLSKSIIKHSIDKSKSVIPNMDKNAIYKEGLPVPGEESQWTPEKSPKFSESHNHLTHCSLSAGKDCVPECKGSVAHVSSLESLPSCPAVTGQKPDLKELDKDQSLKKHNLNNTSLEPLSFGQENPFPHSHTFSSTALTCVDGLHVEDKQKVRDRNVIPDTPPSTPLVPSQASSEWDIKKLTKKLKGELAKEFAPATPPSTPHNSSVGSLSENEQNTIEKEEFMLKLMRSLSEEVESSESGELPEVDVKSEHSGKKVQFAEALATHILSLATEMAASHLDSKIIQEPKVKSPYLNVQSQRNVSPTFLNPSHGNLKILCNFAGDMAAEVITEAEKITKVQSCMLFKQKKNSCYVDGDQDYKVEEKLDLEAVAHPREVDPFILSLPPSSCMSGLTYKYPSCESVTDEYAGHIIQILKQEGGNSELIMDQYANRLAYRSVKSGLQEAAKTTKVQCNSRMFPVPSSQVKANKELLMFSHKEHHQEADKKRQSKRNEGYFCKNQPFERTQDPCRNECSELYTFSTSLAHSITKDATEELTASLVGLPKSLTDSCLFEKSGCEGDNECHVKPELPKSLQPPSQNHRFYHSTGSLNGYGCAESVVQAIEQYAKKVVDDTLELTLGSTAFQVSETTKSADRVTYAEKLSPLIGQTCRYCDLKELHNCTGNSSQHFFRQGSLPGSKLASNPTLSSRSPKSRIFHLDVPQIHVSLDKKAVLAEKIVAEAIEKAERELSSTSLAADSGIGQEGASFAESLATEIMTAAVTNVGHAVSSSKEIEDFQLTESFGSQQMNLSIGDDSTGSWSNLSFEDEHQDESSSFHHLSESNGNSSSWSSLGLEGDLYEDNLSFPTSDSDEPDDKDEEHEDEVEGLGQAGKTLLITNIDMEPCTVDPQLRIILQWLVASEAEVAELHFHDSAKKELMLLSKRLQEKGWKVGDLLQAVLQYYEVMENASSEERCKSLFDWVLENA from the exons aGCTTCAGTGAAGATGTGTTCCAATCTGTAAAGTCTTTATTGCAGAGCAAGAAGGAACTATGCAGTATAACAGCAGAGGACTGTTTACAGCAGGACGAACATGCCAATTTAACTGAG GTCACATTTCTGGGTTTTAATGAAGAGACAGATACTGCTCATATACAG gATTTAGCTGCAGTTTCTTTGGAACTTCCAGATCTTCTGAATTCACTCCACTTCTGCAgtctaaatgaaaatgaaattatttgtatgaggaatataaataaatcatCAGATATAAGCAGTGATCCTCTCAATCAG AGTCATCATTCTGGAATGCTTTGTGTCATGAGAGTGTCACATACATTACCAAGACTTAGGATTGATTTTATCTTTAGTCTCCTAAGTAAATATGCTACTGGTATAAGGTACACCTTGGACACATTCTTGCATCAGAAGCACCAACTCGAGACCactgatgaagatgatgatgatactAACCAGTCTGTGTCATCCATAGAGGATGACTTTGTCACTGCTTTTGAGCACTTAGAAGAGGAAGAGACTTCAAAGCCATATAACAATG GAATGAACATTACTGTGCTAAGGAGCCAGTGTGATGCTGCTTCCCAGACTGTTACTGGTCATCCTTTAGAAACCCAAGATTTAAAGATTCTCATCAGCTCTGGGCAGCAGAAGTCATTGGCTAAACCCTCAACTTCCTCCATGAATGTCCTGGGACAGAAAGAACTGCCTTCTGTGAAAACTTCAGTCACAACATCGGTGTCAGAGCCTTGGACTCAAAGGAGTTTCTATAGGTCATCTAATGCTTCAGATAAAGACAAtgatttacagaaaacatttgtttCTTCTCCTGCCTACTCATCTGAATCAGAATGTTCTAGCCCAAGTCCTGTTATTTTCTTGGATGAAGAGGGATATCAGAAAAGCTTAAAAGCAAAACTCGAGCTGCCTAAAATTCCTGTGATGAAAGATGACATTGAAGATTCAGACTCAGAAGTAAGTGAATTTTTTGATAGTTTTGATCAGTTTGATGAACTAGAACAAACTTTAGAGACTTGCCTGTTTAACAAAGATCCCGTCATCGGGAAGTCTTCACAGAAGAAAGGAGGGCACAAACATGGAAAATCATGTATGAATCCTCAAAAATTCAAGTTTGATCGTCCAGCTCTCCCAGCTAATGTTAGAAAGCCAACTCCTCGTAAACCAGAATCTCCATATGGTAACCTGTGTGATGCTCCAGATTCTCCTCGCCCAGTGAAGGCATCGGGGGAAGACAGTGGTTTATTTAGCCCTATTCGATCCTCTGCTTTTAGCCCTCTTGGAGGCTGTACTCCAGCTGAATGTTTTTGTCAAACAGACATTGGTGGAGATAGGATTCATGAAAATCATGATTCTGTTTATTACACCTACGAAGATTATGCAAATAGCATTTCATGTGAAGTACTAGACTCAGTTCTTCGTACCCAGCATACTAATGTTCTATCAAATATTGATAGTATTaaacatggagaaaataaaactgtaactTTTAAGCATGGAAACCTTgatcaaaaaaatagatttaaaaacaaatccttAATGATTAAAGATAGCATTCAAAAATTTGCAGCAGATCTTTTGGAAAAAAGTTTGGGCAGTGCATTTAAAGACTTACAGAAAGGAGTCTCTTCATGTACCAATGCGCTGTGCCACTTAGCCATCAAATTGACATCGTCTGTTTTTCAGATGGCATTTAATGAGCTGAGAAGGCAGCATGCATTTTCACTAAAAGAACGTGCCATTagtagcctggccaactttttgGTGAGTGAAGCTTTATCAAATGCCTTAAAAGATTTACAGTATGTAAAGAAGCAGATATTCACAAACACAGTTGCTAGGTTTGCTGCAGATCTTGCTGAGGAGCTTGTTTTTGAAGGCATCATGGAAGTGTGTCAGTTTTCATATCCTCCAACACCTGCATCTCCACAGTGTGGATCATTTGACTTTGAAGACAAAGTAGTAAAGTCATATGCAAAAGATTTGTCTGAATCTGTAATACAGGAAGCATTCGTTGAGCTATCACAAGTTGATGTGACCTTTACAACAAGGGCAGCAGTTAGTGTCTCTACGGCTAATATCAAGGATGTGAGTGCAGAAAGTGTAGTGCTGTCAACACAGGCCGTcacattttccccttcttttcacaATCAAGCAATTATGGTGACAAAACCAGTGCAGGAATATAAAAAGGAATACACAGTGCAGCAGGCCTTGTTTTGTACTTCTGGAATTGTTACTTCTATACCAGTGCCCTTGGCAGGAAGTGCCCTGCTCCCATATAATATTTCATCTACTGCATGTCAGGCAAAGGCTCTTCCGTCATCTGATGATATTAATTCAAATGGTGATTCCGCCCAAGTACATATTGCcacaaaaaacagagaagaaaaagcagcTTGTCTCAGAAATATTTGTTTACCTTCAGAACAGAATCCAGGTAACCAGAATGATTTTAAACCAACTAATGATGATATTGAAATGCAAAGTTCCTCAAAACTGCCAAGTGATCCTGCAGTTATTAGCAACTTTTCTGCAGCAATGGTGCATACAACAGTAAATGAAACTTTAGAGTCAGTGACATCATTGGAAGCTACAAAAATGGTTGATGAGCATACAGATTATTTAACTAAATCAGTAAAGGGGAAAACCCCTCCATTTTCCCACTGTCATcaagcagtgctgcaatgcaGTGAAGCCAGCAGCAATAAGAACATGTTTGCTGACCAGTTATCTAAATCTATTATTAAACATTCCATAGATAAAAGCAAATCAGTGATCCCGAATATGGATAAAAATGCCATATACAAGGAAGGCTTGCCTGTTCCTGGAGAAGAATCACAGTGGACACCGGAAAAGTCTCCCAAATTTTCTGAGTCTCACAATCACTTAACTCACTGCTCACTTTCAGCTGGAAAGGATTGCGTTCCGGAATGTAAAGGTTCTGTGGCTCATGTATCTTCCCTAGAATCGCTGCCATCTTGTCCAGCTGTGACAGGTCAGAAACCTGACTTGAAGGAACTTGATAAGGATCAATCACTGAAAAAGCATAACTTGAATAATACATCACTTGAGCCCTTGTCTTTTGGACAGGAAAACCCCTTCCCTCATTCACATACTTTCTCATCCACAGCACTTACCTGTGTAGATGGTTTGCATGTGGAAGATAAACAGAAAGTCAGGGACAGAAATGTAATACCTGATACTCCTCCATCAACTCCTTTAGTACCATCCCAGGCTAGTTCTGAATGGGATATCAAGAAGTTAACCAAAAAGCTCAAGGGAGAATTAGCCAAAGAGTTTGCACCTGCTACACCACCTTCTACTCCGCACAACTCATCTGTTGGTAGTTTGTCTGAGAatgaacaaaataccatagaaaaAGAAGAGTTCATGTTGAAACTGATGCGATCTCTTTCTGAAGAAGTTGAGAGTAGTGAAAGTGGAGAGCTCCCAGAAGTGGATGTGAAGTCCGAGCACTCGGGGAAGAAGGTTCAGTTTGCAGAAGCATTAGCTACACACATCCTTTCTCTTGCAACTGAAATGGCGGCTTCCCACTTAGATAGTAAAATAATTCAAGAACCCAAGGTTAAAAGCCCTTACTTAAATGTGCAAAGTCAAAGAAATGTCTCGCCTACTTTTTTAAACCCCTCACatggaaatttgaaaatattatgcaaTTTTGCAGGTGATATGGCAGCAGAAGTCATTACAGAAGCTGAGAAAATCACAAAAGTCCAAAGTTGTATGCTTTTCAAGCAAAAGAAGAACAGTTGTTATGTTGATGGTGACCAAGATTATAAAGTAGAAGAGAAGCTGGATTTGGAGGCTGTAGCACACCCAAGAGAAGTGGatccatttattctttcattaccACCAAGTTCTTGTATGTCAGGTCTCACATATAAGTACCCCAGCTGTGAAAGTGTGACAGATGAATATGCAGGTCACATTATCCAGATACTAAAACAGGAAGGTGGTAATAGTGAGTTGATAATGGATCAGTATGCAAATAGACTTGCCTACCGATCTGTTAAATCAGGATTACAGGAAGCAGCTAAGACAACCAAAGTGCAGTGCAACTCAAGAATGTTCCCGGTGCCAAGCTCACAAGTGAAAGCAAACAAGGAACTGTTAATGTTTTCACATAAAGAGCACCACCAAGAAgcagataaaaagagacaaagtaaaagaaatgaaggTTACTTTTGCAAAAATCAACCTTTCGAAAGGACCCAGGATCCATGTAGAAATGAGTGCTCTGAACTGTATACTTTTTCAACTTCTCTTGCTCACAGCATAACAAAAGATGCTACAGAAGAGCTGACGGCCTCTCTAGTTGGCCTACCAAAATCCTTAACAGATTCTTGCTTGTTTGAAAAATCTGGATGTGAAGGAGATAACGAGTGTCATGTTAAACCAGAATTGCCTAAGTCTCTTCAGCCTCCCTCACAAAATCACAGGTTTTACCACAGCACCGGCAGCTTAAATGGATATGGTTGTGCAGAGAGTGTTGTCCAAGCTATAGAACAGTATGCCAAAAAAGTAGTGGATGACACTCTAGAGCTAACTCTAGGATCTACCGCGTTCCAAGTGTCTGAGACCACAAAATCAGCAGACAGGGTCACTTATGCAGAAAAGTTGTCACCTCTTATAGGTCAAACTTGCAGATATTGTGACCTTAAAGAACTTCACAATTGCACTGGAAACTCATCTCAGCACTTTTTCAGACAGGGTTCCCTCCCTGGTAGTAAGCTAGCTTCGAATCCAACATTGAGCAGCCGCTCTCCGAAATCTAGGATTTTTCATCTCGATGTCCCTCAGATTCATGTTAGTCTTGATAAGAAGGCAGTGCTTGCTGAGAAGATAGTTGCTGAAGCCATTGAAAAAGCTGAGCGAGAGCTGAGCAGTACTAGCCTGGCAGCCGACAGTGGGATCGGACAGGAGGGTGCCAGCTTTGCTGAAAGCCTTGCCACAGAAATCATGACAGCAGCTGTCACAAATGTTGGACATGCTGTTAGCAG ttcaaaagaaatagaagacttTCAGTTAACCGAGTCCTTTGGTAGCCAGCAGATGAACCTCAGTATTGGTGATGACAGCACTGGTAGCTGGTCCAATTTAAGTTTTGAAGATGAACACCAAGATGAAAGCAGCAGTTTTCATCATCTAAGTGAAAG TAATGGTAACAGCAGTAGCTGGAGCAGTCTTGGTTTAGAAGGAGATTTGTATGAGGACAATTTATCCTTTCCAACATCAGACAG TGATGAACCAGATGATAAAGATGAAGAGCATGAGGATGAAGTAGAAG
- the AKAP11 gene encoding A-kinase anchor protein 11 isoform X2: MATFRNNHMKAKASVRKSFSEDVFQSVKSLLQSKKELCSITAEDCLQQDEHANLTEVTFLGFNEETDTAHIQDLAAVSLELPDLLNSLHFCSLNENEIICMRNINKSSDISSDPLNQSHHSGMLCVMRVSHTLPRLRIDFIFSLLSKYATGIRYTLDTFLHQKHQLETTDEDDDDTNQSVSSIEDDFVTAFEHLEEEETSKPYNNGMNITVLRSQCDAASQTVTGHPLETQDLKILISSGQQKSLAKPSTSSMNVLGQKELPSVKTSVTTSVSEPWTQRSFYRSSNASDKDNDLQKTFVSSPAYSSESECSSPSPVIFLDEEGYQKSLKAKLELPKIPVMKDDIEDSDSEVSEFFDSFDQFDELEQTLETCLFNKDPVIGKSSQKKGGHKHGKSCMNPQKFKFDRPALPANVRKPTPRKPESPYGNLCDAPDSPRPVKASGEDSGLFSPIRSSAFSPLGGCTPAECFCQTDIGGDRIHENHDSVYYTYEDYANSISCEVLDSVLRTQHTNVLSNIDSIKHGENKTVTFKHGNLDQKNRFKNKSLMIKDSIQKFAADLLEKSLGSAFKDLQKGVSSCTNALCHLAIKLTSSVFQMAFNELRRQHAFSLKERAISSLANFLVSEALSNALKDLQYVKKQIFTNTVARFAADLAEELVFEGIMEVCQFSYPPTPASPQCGSFDFEDKVVKSYAKDLSESVIQEAFVELSQVDVTFTTRAAVSVSTANIKDVSAESVVLSTQAVTFSPSFHNQAIMVTKPVQEYKKEYTVQQALFCTSGIVTSIPVPLAGSALLPYNISSTACQAKALPSSDDINSNGDSAQVHIATKNREEKAACLRNICLPSEQNPGNQNDFKPTNDDIEMQSSSKLPSDPAVISNFSAAMVHTTVNETLESVTSLEATKMVDEHTDYLTKSVKGKTPPFSHCHQAVLQCSEASSNKNMFADQLSKSIIKHSIDKSKSVIPNMDKNAIYKEGLPVPGEESQWTPEKSPKFSESHNHLTHCSLSAGKDCVPECKGSVAHVSSLESLPSCPAVTGQKPDLKELDKDQSLKKHNLNNTSLEPLSFGQENPFPHSHTFSSTALTCVDGLHVEDKQKVRDRNVIPDTPPSTPLVPSQASSEWDIKKLTKKLKGELAKEFAPATPPSTPHNSSVGSLSENEQNTIEKEEFMLKLMRSLSEEVESSESGELPEVDVKSEHSGKKVQFAEALATHILSLATEMAASHLDSKIIQEPKVKSPYLNVQSQRNVSPTFLNPSHGNLKILCNFAGDMAAEVITEAEKITKVQSCMLFKQKKNSCYVDGDQDYKVEEKLDLEAVAHPREVDPFILSLPPSSCMSGLTYKYPSCESVTDEYAGHIIQILKQEGGNSELIMDQYANRLAYRSVKSGLQEAAKTTKVQCNSRMFPVPSSQVKANKELLMFSHKEHHQEADKKRQSKRNEGYFCKNQPFERTQDPCRNECSELYTFSTSLAHSITKDATEELTASLVGLPKSLTDSCLFEKSGCEGDNECHVKPELPKSLQPPSQNHRFYHSTGSLNGYGCAESVVQAIEQYAKKVVDDTLELTLGSTAFQVSETTKSADRVTYAEKLSPLIGQTCRYCDLKELHNCTGNSSQHFFRQGSLPGSKLASNPTLSSRSPKSRIFHLDVPQIHVSLDKKAVLAEKIVAEAIEKAERELSSTSLAADSGIGQEGASFAESLATEIMTAAVTNVGHAVSSSKEIEDFQLTESFGSQQMNLSIGDDSTGSWSNLSFEDEHQDESSSFHHLSESDEPDDKDEEHEDEVEGLGQAGKTLLITNIDMEPCTVDPQLRIILQWLVASEAEVAELHFHDSAKKELMLLSKRLQEKGWKVGDLLQAVLQYYEVMENASSEERCKSLFDWVLENA, translated from the exons aGCTTCAGTGAAGATGTGTTCCAATCTGTAAAGTCTTTATTGCAGAGCAAGAAGGAACTATGCAGTATAACAGCAGAGGACTGTTTACAGCAGGACGAACATGCCAATTTAACTGAG GTCACATTTCTGGGTTTTAATGAAGAGACAGATACTGCTCATATACAG gATTTAGCTGCAGTTTCTTTGGAACTTCCAGATCTTCTGAATTCACTCCACTTCTGCAgtctaaatgaaaatgaaattatttgtatgaggaatataaataaatcatCAGATATAAGCAGTGATCCTCTCAATCAG AGTCATCATTCTGGAATGCTTTGTGTCATGAGAGTGTCACATACATTACCAAGACTTAGGATTGATTTTATCTTTAGTCTCCTAAGTAAATATGCTACTGGTATAAGGTACACCTTGGACACATTCTTGCATCAGAAGCACCAACTCGAGACCactgatgaagatgatgatgatactAACCAGTCTGTGTCATCCATAGAGGATGACTTTGTCACTGCTTTTGAGCACTTAGAAGAGGAAGAGACTTCAAAGCCATATAACAATG GAATGAACATTACTGTGCTAAGGAGCCAGTGTGATGCTGCTTCCCAGACTGTTACTGGTCATCCTTTAGAAACCCAAGATTTAAAGATTCTCATCAGCTCTGGGCAGCAGAAGTCATTGGCTAAACCCTCAACTTCCTCCATGAATGTCCTGGGACAGAAAGAACTGCCTTCTGTGAAAACTTCAGTCACAACATCGGTGTCAGAGCCTTGGACTCAAAGGAGTTTCTATAGGTCATCTAATGCTTCAGATAAAGACAAtgatttacagaaaacatttgtttCTTCTCCTGCCTACTCATCTGAATCAGAATGTTCTAGCCCAAGTCCTGTTATTTTCTTGGATGAAGAGGGATATCAGAAAAGCTTAAAAGCAAAACTCGAGCTGCCTAAAATTCCTGTGATGAAAGATGACATTGAAGATTCAGACTCAGAAGTAAGTGAATTTTTTGATAGTTTTGATCAGTTTGATGAACTAGAACAAACTTTAGAGACTTGCCTGTTTAACAAAGATCCCGTCATCGGGAAGTCTTCACAGAAGAAAGGAGGGCACAAACATGGAAAATCATGTATGAATCCTCAAAAATTCAAGTTTGATCGTCCAGCTCTCCCAGCTAATGTTAGAAAGCCAACTCCTCGTAAACCAGAATCTCCATATGGTAACCTGTGTGATGCTCCAGATTCTCCTCGCCCAGTGAAGGCATCGGGGGAAGACAGTGGTTTATTTAGCCCTATTCGATCCTCTGCTTTTAGCCCTCTTGGAGGCTGTACTCCAGCTGAATGTTTTTGTCAAACAGACATTGGTGGAGATAGGATTCATGAAAATCATGATTCTGTTTATTACACCTACGAAGATTATGCAAATAGCATTTCATGTGAAGTACTAGACTCAGTTCTTCGTACCCAGCATACTAATGTTCTATCAAATATTGATAGTATTaaacatggagaaaataaaactgtaactTTTAAGCATGGAAACCTTgatcaaaaaaatagatttaaaaacaaatccttAATGATTAAAGATAGCATTCAAAAATTTGCAGCAGATCTTTTGGAAAAAAGTTTGGGCAGTGCATTTAAAGACTTACAGAAAGGAGTCTCTTCATGTACCAATGCGCTGTGCCACTTAGCCATCAAATTGACATCGTCTGTTTTTCAGATGGCATTTAATGAGCTGAGAAGGCAGCATGCATTTTCACTAAAAGAACGTGCCATTagtagcctggccaactttttgGTGAGTGAAGCTTTATCAAATGCCTTAAAAGATTTACAGTATGTAAAGAAGCAGATATTCACAAACACAGTTGCTAGGTTTGCTGCAGATCTTGCTGAGGAGCTTGTTTTTGAAGGCATCATGGAAGTGTGTCAGTTTTCATATCCTCCAACACCTGCATCTCCACAGTGTGGATCATTTGACTTTGAAGACAAAGTAGTAAAGTCATATGCAAAAGATTTGTCTGAATCTGTAATACAGGAAGCATTCGTTGAGCTATCACAAGTTGATGTGACCTTTACAACAAGGGCAGCAGTTAGTGTCTCTACGGCTAATATCAAGGATGTGAGTGCAGAAAGTGTAGTGCTGTCAACACAGGCCGTcacattttccccttcttttcacaATCAAGCAATTATGGTGACAAAACCAGTGCAGGAATATAAAAAGGAATACACAGTGCAGCAGGCCTTGTTTTGTACTTCTGGAATTGTTACTTCTATACCAGTGCCCTTGGCAGGAAGTGCCCTGCTCCCATATAATATTTCATCTACTGCATGTCAGGCAAAGGCTCTTCCGTCATCTGATGATATTAATTCAAATGGTGATTCCGCCCAAGTACATATTGCcacaaaaaacagagaagaaaaagcagcTTGTCTCAGAAATATTTGTTTACCTTCAGAACAGAATCCAGGTAACCAGAATGATTTTAAACCAACTAATGATGATATTGAAATGCAAAGTTCCTCAAAACTGCCAAGTGATCCTGCAGTTATTAGCAACTTTTCTGCAGCAATGGTGCATACAACAGTAAATGAAACTTTAGAGTCAGTGACATCATTGGAAGCTACAAAAATGGTTGATGAGCATACAGATTATTTAACTAAATCAGTAAAGGGGAAAACCCCTCCATTTTCCCACTGTCATcaagcagtgctgcaatgcaGTGAAGCCAGCAGCAATAAGAACATGTTTGCTGACCAGTTATCTAAATCTATTATTAAACATTCCATAGATAAAAGCAAATCAGTGATCCCGAATATGGATAAAAATGCCATATACAAGGAAGGCTTGCCTGTTCCTGGAGAAGAATCACAGTGGACACCGGAAAAGTCTCCCAAATTTTCTGAGTCTCACAATCACTTAACTCACTGCTCACTTTCAGCTGGAAAGGATTGCGTTCCGGAATGTAAAGGTTCTGTGGCTCATGTATCTTCCCTAGAATCGCTGCCATCTTGTCCAGCTGTGACAGGTCAGAAACCTGACTTGAAGGAACTTGATAAGGATCAATCACTGAAAAAGCATAACTTGAATAATACATCACTTGAGCCCTTGTCTTTTGGACAGGAAAACCCCTTCCCTCATTCACATACTTTCTCATCCACAGCACTTACCTGTGTAGATGGTTTGCATGTGGAAGATAAACAGAAAGTCAGGGACAGAAATGTAATACCTGATACTCCTCCATCAACTCCTTTAGTACCATCCCAGGCTAGTTCTGAATGGGATATCAAGAAGTTAACCAAAAAGCTCAAGGGAGAATTAGCCAAAGAGTTTGCACCTGCTACACCACCTTCTACTCCGCACAACTCATCTGTTGGTAGTTTGTCTGAGAatgaacaaaataccatagaaaaAGAAGAGTTCATGTTGAAACTGATGCGATCTCTTTCTGAAGAAGTTGAGAGTAGTGAAAGTGGAGAGCTCCCAGAAGTGGATGTGAAGTCCGAGCACTCGGGGAAGAAGGTTCAGTTTGCAGAAGCATTAGCTACACACATCCTTTCTCTTGCAACTGAAATGGCGGCTTCCCACTTAGATAGTAAAATAATTCAAGAACCCAAGGTTAAAAGCCCTTACTTAAATGTGCAAAGTCAAAGAAATGTCTCGCCTACTTTTTTAAACCCCTCACatggaaatttgaaaatattatgcaaTTTTGCAGGTGATATGGCAGCAGAAGTCATTACAGAAGCTGAGAAAATCACAAAAGTCCAAAGTTGTATGCTTTTCAAGCAAAAGAAGAACAGTTGTTATGTTGATGGTGACCAAGATTATAAAGTAGAAGAGAAGCTGGATTTGGAGGCTGTAGCACACCCAAGAGAAGTGGatccatttattctttcattaccACCAAGTTCTTGTATGTCAGGTCTCACATATAAGTACCCCAGCTGTGAAAGTGTGACAGATGAATATGCAGGTCACATTATCCAGATACTAAAACAGGAAGGTGGTAATAGTGAGTTGATAATGGATCAGTATGCAAATAGACTTGCCTACCGATCTGTTAAATCAGGATTACAGGAAGCAGCTAAGACAACCAAAGTGCAGTGCAACTCAAGAATGTTCCCGGTGCCAAGCTCACAAGTGAAAGCAAACAAGGAACTGTTAATGTTTTCACATAAAGAGCACCACCAAGAAgcagataaaaagagacaaagtaaaagaaatgaaggTTACTTTTGCAAAAATCAACCTTTCGAAAGGACCCAGGATCCATGTAGAAATGAGTGCTCTGAACTGTATACTTTTTCAACTTCTCTTGCTCACAGCATAACAAAAGATGCTACAGAAGAGCTGACGGCCTCTCTAGTTGGCCTACCAAAATCCTTAACAGATTCTTGCTTGTTTGAAAAATCTGGATGTGAAGGAGATAACGAGTGTCATGTTAAACCAGAATTGCCTAAGTCTCTTCAGCCTCCCTCACAAAATCACAGGTTTTACCACAGCACCGGCAGCTTAAATGGATATGGTTGTGCAGAGAGTGTTGTCCAAGCTATAGAACAGTATGCCAAAAAAGTAGTGGATGACACTCTAGAGCTAACTCTAGGATCTACCGCGTTCCAAGTGTCTGAGACCACAAAATCAGCAGACAGGGTCACTTATGCAGAAAAGTTGTCACCTCTTATAGGTCAAACTTGCAGATATTGTGACCTTAAAGAACTTCACAATTGCACTGGAAACTCATCTCAGCACTTTTTCAGACAGGGTTCCCTCCCTGGTAGTAAGCTAGCTTCGAATCCAACATTGAGCAGCCGCTCTCCGAAATCTAGGATTTTTCATCTCGATGTCCCTCAGATTCATGTTAGTCTTGATAAGAAGGCAGTGCTTGCTGAGAAGATAGTTGCTGAAGCCATTGAAAAAGCTGAGCGAGAGCTGAGCAGTACTAGCCTGGCAGCCGACAGTGGGATCGGACAGGAGGGTGCCAGCTTTGCTGAAAGCCTTGCCACAGAAATCATGACAGCAGCTGTCACAAATGTTGGACATGCTGTTAGCAG ttcaaaagaaatagaagacttTCAGTTAACCGAGTCCTTTGGTAGCCAGCAGATGAACCTCAGTATTGGTGATGACAGCACTGGTAGCTGGTCCAATTTAAGTTTTGAAGATGAACACCAAGATGAAAGCAGCAGTTTTCATCATCTAAGTGAAAG TGATGAACCAGATGATAAAGATGAAGAGCATGAGGATGAAGTAGAAG